A stretch of Chionomys nivalis chromosome 2, mChiNiv1.1, whole genome shotgun sequence DNA encodes these proteins:
- the Gemin7 gene encoding gem-associated protein 7, translating to MQTPMPIPMPVPVLRLPRGPDGFSRGFVPDGRRTLLRPKIPEVGGEGRIQDPSELQEQRARATLRERYLRSLLAMVGHPVSFTLHEGVHVTAQFGATDLDVANFYVSQLQTPIGVQAEALLRCSDIISYSFKL from the coding sequence ATGCAGACCCCAATGCCCATTCCTATGCCAGTGCCAGTGCTCCGCCTCCCTCGGGGCCCTGATGGCTTTAGCCGAGGCTTTGTCCCTGATGGACGCAGGACCCTCCTGAGGCCAAAAATTCCAGAAGTTGGAGGAGAAGGTCGTATTCAAGACCCCTCAGAATTGCAGGAACAGCGGGCCAGAGCCACTCTCCGAGAGCGCTACCTCCGCAGCCTCCTAGCCATGGTGGGGCACCCTGTGAGCTTCACGCTGCATGAAGGTGTGCATGTGACCGCTCAGTTTGGAGCCACAGACCTGGATGTAGCCAACTTCTACGTGTCCCAGCTGCAGACTCCCATAGGCGTGCAGGCAGAAGCCTTGCTTCGATGTAGTGACATCATTTCCTATTCCTTCAAGCTGTAA